In Bernardetia litoralis DSM 6794, the genomic window GTCCTTGTGGAGCATAAAATCCAGGGCAAGTAAGTGTATTTCCTTTTATCATTTTGAGAGAATCACTAGCATCATTTTTTGTAAAATGATTTACCAAATTTTCATCTGCTGACACGATATATGGATTAAAATCTACTTGTGTATTTTCTTTTATTTGCTGAGAGATTTCTTGCTCTTTTTGGCTCTGTTCTAATCTATAAAACTGCATCAAAGTATCCATTCCAACAGCATTTTGCGAAGCTAACAGACTTCCTACTTTGATGTCTTCTTGCAAAGAACCCGAAGTTCCTACTCTAATAATGGTAAGCGAAGTTAGTTTTTCTTTTATTTTTCGTGTCTTGAAATCTACATTTACGAGTGCATCTAATTCTGTCATCAAAACCTCCACATTATCTGTTCCCATTCCTGTCGAAATTACAGAAATTCGCTTTCCTTTATACATTCCTGTGTGTGTAATAAATTCTCTTTTATGAATTTTGACTTCTATCGAATCAAAAAATTGACTTATAGAAGGCACACGTTCAGGGTCGCCAACTGTAATAATTGTATCTGCTAATTGGTGTGGCTGAAGGTTGAGATGATAAATAGAATTATCAGGATTTATGACAAGCTCGGAAGATGGAATCATATATAGTTTAATAGTGTCATTGGTGAGGACACCAACAACGGCGAGGTTTGTTGTGGATTATAAAAAGTAAAATTACTAATTATATGCTAAAAAAATGAGAATTTAGCATAAAAAAAGCCTTTTCATTTTTAGAAAAGGCTTTTTGATTAAAATAAAATATCAATTTATTCTTTTGGAACAATGGCTTCAATAAGTTTGATAATTGTATTTTCTGTTTGTAAATCTACATAAAAGATATCTTCTTTTTTCTTTTCTTTGTCTATTTTTTTGGTTTTGAGAAGGGAATGTTTTGCTATTGCTTTTGCACATGGATTATCCGAAAAGACAATATCTAAAGTATCTTTTTTAGTTTTTAATCGCATTGCATATTTAGGCATCATCATACATCTTTTTTCTATATCAGAAATATAATTTGTAGTGTCTAAAAGTGCTGTTTTGAGACTTTCTGATTGTTCTGGTGAAGTAAAAACTTTTGCATAGGCTTCATAATCACAAAGGTAGGTTTTACCAGAATCTTGCTCTAATGGATTAATAGGTGTTTCTTTTATCAAGAAAAGTTCTATATCTTCTGAATCTTTGATGATTTTTTGCATAGCTTTTAATTCTTTTTCTTTACAACTACTTAGAATGAATACTGATAATCCAAAAGTAAAAATGGCTATATAAAGAAACGATTTTTGAGTAAAATTCATAAATGCTAAATTTAGTTTTGAAGTAATTATCTTGTACTAATTTTGGTATAATAAACTGGATTTTGAGTAGTACAGTTTCTACAACCAGTATCTGTTTTATTGACTGTATTAGCATGAGATTTTTTCAAAATATTATCCCAAGAAGGTTCTTGTGTTTTTAGATAACTGATTTCTTCATGAAATGCTTGTAAAAAACTTAGCGTAAAAAATCCACCATTAACACTATTCGACCAAGAAACCTGACCTGCACTAGAAGAAGTAACAATCAAATTTCCTTTGGTAGCCATAAATAATTTTTGCAATTTTTCTATTTGAGGTGTTTGGTACGAACGACCAGCCAAAAAGCTAGTTTCTGTCATTTTATTGACTCCAATATCAGAATTACAACAATCTGTAATGACAATATTTAAGCGTGCGCCTTTTTTATCCAAAAGATTATAAACCGATGAAACAGAAATCGTTGTTTCTGCTGAGAGTTTGGTATAAG contains:
- a CDS encoding nucleoside phosphorylase; this translates as MIPSSELVINPDNSIYHLNLQPHQLADTIITVGDPERVPSISQFFDSIEVKIHKREFITHTGMYKGKRISVISTGMGTDNVEVLMTELDALVNVDFKTRKIKEKLTSLTIIRVGTSGSLQEDIKVGSLLASQNAVGMDTLMQFYRLEQSQKEQEISQQIKENTQVDFNPYIVSADENLVNHFTKNDASDSLKMIKGNTLTCPGFYAPQGREVRLKPKIDNYLDKIRNKIDDFQLTNMEMETAGYYAMGRLLGHKMISLNAILANRITHQFSENPQEEVNRLIHYTLEKISSL
- a CDS encoding caspase family protein, translating into MLVNSSIGDIGASCETDSRNMTKEFQDIAAALKVDFRKYEIKGTSFTKDNAMKVLNGLTPESNDIVIFYYSGHGFRWSDQTDAYPQMDIRASPYTKLSAETTISVSSVYNLLDKKGARLNIVITDCCNSDIGVNKMTETSFLAGRSYQTPQIEKLQKLFMATKGNLIVTSSSAGQVSWSNSVNGGFFTLSFLQAFHEEISYLKTQEPSWDNILKKSHANTVNKTDTGCRNCTTQNPVYYTKISTR